A single region of the Halorussus gelatinilyticus genome encodes:
- a CDS encoding MBL fold metallo-hydrolase, whose amino-acid sequence MQVTLLGTGDTTGTPTPDCDCDTCREARAPGDATRRRMRERGIDATEGVERSRFSVHVRNERTGEALLIDASPDFRHQFLTHEVGLPDEALITHVHFDHLDGLGNAYRLFDDLPVHAANEVDPLTDESVADTIRSKYDYLDRVTVFDHAPFEPFETCGFEVTLVPVEHPPMLCYGVAVEDPETGAKLSLTGDTNYAIPDESRDALADADLLLADGLVPAHLCDHHPLGGDHHDGDGVPRTFGTKHMTREGALDLGDELDAVETRLVHVSHFYPADEAFAEPLAVDGERYEL is encoded by the coding sequence ATGCAGGTCACGTTGCTCGGCACCGGTGACACGACCGGCACGCCCACGCCGGACTGCGACTGCGACACCTGCCGCGAGGCCAGAGCGCCGGGCGACGCCACGCGTCGCCGAATGCGCGAGCGCGGAATCGACGCGACCGAAGGCGTCGAGCGCTCCCGGTTCTCGGTCCACGTCCGCAACGAACGCACCGGCGAAGCACTGCTGATAGACGCCAGCCCCGACTTCCGCCACCAGTTTCTGACCCACGAGGTCGGCCTGCCGGACGAGGCGCTGATAACCCACGTTCACTTCGACCACTTGGACGGACTCGGCAACGCCTACCGGCTGTTCGACGACCTGCCGGTCCACGCCGCGAACGAAGTGGACCCCCTGACCGACGAGAGCGTCGCAGACACGATTCGCTCGAAGTACGACTACCTCGACCGAGTGACCGTCTTCGACCACGCGCCCTTCGAACCCTTCGAGACCTGCGGCTTCGAGGTGACGCTGGTGCCGGTCGAACACCCGCCGATGCTCTGTTACGGCGTCGCCGTCGAGGACCCCGAGACCGGCGCGAAGCTCTCGCTGACCGGCGACACGAACTACGCGATTCCCGACGAGAGCCGCGACGCGCTGGCCGACGCCGACCTCCTGCTGGCCGACGGACTCGTGCCCGCCCACCTCTGCGACCACCACCCGCTCGGGGGCGACCACCACGACGGCGACGGCGTCCCGCGGACGTTCGGCACCAAGCACATGACCCGCGAGGGCGCGCTCGACCTCGGCGACGAGTTGGATGCCGTTGAGACGCGACTCGTCCACGTCTCGCACTTCTACCCCGCGGACGAGGCGTTCGCCGAACCGCTCGCGGTGGACGGCGAACGGTACGAACTCTGA
- a CDS encoding ATP-binding protein: protein MSDAALDVVEFLLTASLYNDNRELDENDLPPRYRQVFWPDGTTDTGPDRPGSDDSPLGIERPIRATIDTARRATGVENPWSAISELMFSDRDEFSGSLELTQRDMAEEWFLERGEERVLHNPVLAHAFGEEVDGADYEAAREANRPVQADRAWIDGLLAQYFADEEEEEMLDLVDIRAPEEIETTLDDLVLTEDQEAEIHKIVKAIEHREYLAQIGLREIGKLLFVGPPGTGKTSTARALAYDLDLPFVEVKLSMITSQYLGETAKNVEKVFEVAKRLSPCILFMDEFDFVAKTRASDEHAAIKRAVNTLLKSIDNISLIQDDVLLIGATNHPDQLDAAAWRRFDEIVNFPKPDTGMRSDILRLITRPMDIVDFDPDELAAETEGLTGSDLRMVLREAVLDALTEERTALTQEDFVDAIKDFEERDNLKDLDMIEGDHDALVAGGDISGSGDASADGGHSHDHDH, encoded by the coding sequence ATGAGCGACGCGGCACTGGACGTCGTCGAGTTTCTGCTCACCGCGAGCCTCTACAACGACAACCGAGAGTTAGACGAGAACGACCTTCCCCCGCGCTACCGACAGGTGTTCTGGCCCGACGGAACCACCGATACCGGCCCGGACCGGCCGGGGAGCGACGACTCACCGCTGGGCATCGAGCGCCCGATTCGGGCGACCATCGACACCGCCCGGCGAGCCACTGGGGTCGAGAACCCGTGGAGCGCGATTTCCGAACTCATGTTCAGCGACCGCGACGAGTTCTCGGGGTCGCTCGAACTCACCCAGCGGGACATGGCCGAGGAGTGGTTCCTCGAACGCGGCGAGGAGCGCGTCCTCCACAACCCCGTGCTGGCCCACGCCTTCGGCGAGGAGGTAGACGGGGCGGACTACGAGGCGGCCCGCGAGGCCAACCGGCCCGTGCAGGCCGACCGCGCGTGGATCGACGGCCTGCTCGCGCAGTACTTCGCCGACGAGGAGGAAGAGGAGATGCTCGACCTCGTGGACATCCGCGCGCCCGAGGAGATAGAGACCACGCTGGACGACCTCGTGCTGACCGAGGACCAGGAGGCCGAGATTCACAAGATAGTGAAGGCCATCGAACACCGCGAGTACCTCGCGCAAATCGGCCTGCGCGAAATCGGGAAACTCCTGTTCGTCGGTCCGCCGGGAACCGGGAAGACCTCGACCGCGAGAGCGCTGGCCTACGACCTCGACCTGCCGTTCGTGGAGGTCAAACTCTCGATGATTACCAGCCAGTACCTCGGCGAGACCGCCAAGAACGTCGAGAAGGTCTTCGAGGTGGCGAAACGGCTCTCGCCGTGCATCCTCTTCATGGACGAGTTCGACTTCGTGGCCAAGACCCGTGCGAGCGACGAACACGCCGCCATCAAACGCGCGGTCAACACGCTCCTGAAGTCCATCGACAACATCAGCCTGATTCAGGACGACGTACTCCTCATCGGCGCGACCAACCACCCCGACCAACTCGACGCCGCGGCGTGGCGGCGCTTCGACGAGATCGTCAACTTCCCGAAACCCGACACGGGGATGCGCTCGGACATCCTGCGACTCATCACCCGGCCGATGGACATCGTGGACTTCGACCCCGACGAGTTGGCCGCCGAGACCGAGGGCCTGACCGGGAGCGACCTCCGGATGGTCCTGCGCGAGGCGGTGCTGGACGCCCTGACCGAGGAGCGGACCGCGCTCACGCAGGAGGACTTCGTGGACGCCATCAAGGACTTCGAGGAGCGGGACAACCTCAAGGACCTCGACATGATAGAGGGCGACCACGACGCGCTGGTGGCCGGCGGCGACATCTCAGGGTCCGGCGACGCGAGCGCCGACGGCGGACACAGCCACGACCACGACCACTGA
- a CDS encoding DUF6653 family protein — translation MASALRRRLADADFWERHEHPASGWSRVPTGPLLRYAVYARNWRLFAATVAFVAVNPVLFPEPGPGADDSWMTRGVCGERLWVQGADAGRAGLLNAVNVPVFCWAVYAAIRRRPARTALFTALSMALKLAFVNEMAKLYDREGARAEER, via the coding sequence ATGGCTTCCGCCCTCCGGCGACGCCTCGCCGACGCCGACTTCTGGGAGCGCCACGAGCATCCGGCGTCGGGGTGGTCGCGCGTGCCGACCGGTCCGCTCCTGCGGTACGCCGTCTACGCGCGGAACTGGAGGCTCTTCGCGGCGACGGTGGCGTTCGTCGCGGTCAACCCCGTCCTCTTTCCGGAACCCGGTCCCGGGGCCGACGACAGTTGGATGACCCGCGGCGTCTGCGGCGAGCGACTGTGGGTGCAGGGGGCCGACGCGGGCCGGGCGGGACTCCTGAACGCGGTCAACGTACCGGTCTTCTGCTGGGCGGTCTACGCCGCGATTCGGCGGCGACCCGCCCGGACCGCGCTGTTCACGGCGCTGTCGATGGCGCTGAAACTCGCGTTCGTCAACGAGATGGCGAAGCTCTACGACCGCGAGGGGGCGAGGGCAGAAGAGCGATGA
- a CDS encoding DUF7384 family protein, which produces MPETPETNPARIVADADVLAADLLSGGSEAQSAPVNASGEQSDPRDGNAAREAMDAIRAHSWVELVASDHLLDDAEAVVAELADADLAAAWRERIEELRVEVEHPRGDHPALASAYRGQAAHVLSYDEGLRSAEASATFGSRLNVSVKTPEGFAALFDPESLYEAVANGEYPGPDRDPRE; this is translated from the coding sequence ATGCCTGAGACGCCCGAGACGAATCCGGCTCGAATCGTCGCAGACGCCGACGTGCTGGCCGCGGACCTCCTCTCCGGCGGGAGCGAGGCGCAGAGCGCCCCGGTGAACGCGAGCGGAGAGCAAAGCGACCCGCGAGACGGAAACGCCGCACGCGAGGCGATGGACGCGATTCGCGCCCACTCGTGGGTCGAACTGGTCGCCAGCGACCACCTGCTCGACGACGCCGAGGCCGTCGTCGCGGAACTCGCGGACGCCGACCTCGCGGCGGCGTGGCGCGAGCGAATCGAGGAGTTGCGCGTCGAGGTCGAGCATCCCCGCGGCGACCATCCGGCGCTGGCGAGCGCGTATCGGGGGCAGGCCGCCCACGTTCTGAGCTACGACGAGGGACTCCGGAGCGCGGAGGCGAGCGCGACGTTCGGGTCGCGCCTGAACGTGAGCGTCAAGACGCCCGAGGGGTTCGCCGCGCTGTTCGACCCCGAATCGCTGTACGAAGCCGTGGCGAACGGCGAGTACCCCGGTCCGGACCGGGACCCGCGCGAGTAG
- a CDS encoding arylsulfotransferase family protein has product MQSTARRPLAVAFAVLCCLSMVAPVTAVTNGTAPADSGAAAFAQNATDAPNPCVGTMTSPANGTTVISVQGFQFGKDGGKRPAKLVGVGPSGEIRWVHQSAEKYDVVWGYDVDPMDNGNLFVTATVKGHKTLVYEFNPETQERVWAKTFDLGDTHDADLINNGTEILLANMRNYNATAERNDDRIFVYNRTTERIEWQWRFDDHYDRRNLEENYTDDWTHVNDVDKIGDGLYLASPRNFDQAIVVNRSTNEIVMKLGEDGKKNILSEQHNPDYLESRNGTPTLLVGDSENDRIAEYANPDGDLTNGSGWNRTWTLKGDLSWPRDADRLPNGNTLVTDSSNHRVLEVTPKGTVVWEVYAPWLVYDAARIPAGEHGGPTATDLNASGTYEVHGDSDIHRNQSELSRCHQLLQNISGLAAGETASPASDAGATDTTDQSAMDDASGESDTSDESDTGADATSENAAGTESEVGDPADATGGVPGFGPFTALAGLFVALGIGVRRRR; this is encoded by the coding sequence ATGCAATCGACCGCCCGGCGGCCACTCGCCGTCGCGTTCGCCGTGTTGTGTTGTCTCTCTATGGTCGCGCCCGTCACGGCCGTGACGAACGGAACCGCCCCGGCCGACTCGGGGGCGGCCGCGTTCGCTCAGAACGCGACCGACGCTCCCAATCCCTGCGTCGGGACGATGACCTCGCCCGCGAACGGGACGACCGTCATCAGCGTGCAGGGGTTCCAGTTCGGGAAGGACGGCGGCAAGCGCCCGGCGAAACTCGTCGGCGTCGGCCCGAGCGGCGAAATCCGGTGGGTCCACCAGAGCGCCGAGAAGTACGACGTGGTCTGGGGCTACGACGTGGACCCGATGGACAACGGGAACCTCTTCGTCACCGCCACGGTGAAAGGCCACAAGACGCTGGTCTACGAATTTAATCCCGAGACGCAGGAGCGCGTCTGGGCGAAGACGTTCGACCTCGGGGACACCCACGACGCCGACCTCATCAACAACGGAACCGAGATTCTGCTGGCGAACATGCGCAACTACAACGCGACCGCCGAGCGCAACGACGATCGCATCTTCGTCTACAACCGCACGACCGAGCGAATCGAGTGGCAGTGGCGCTTCGACGACCACTACGACCGCCGGAACCTCGAAGAGAACTACACCGACGACTGGACCCACGTCAACGACGTGGACAAGATCGGCGACGGTCTCTACCTCGCTTCGCCGCGGAACTTCGACCAAGCCATCGTCGTCAACCGCTCGACGAACGAAATAGTGATGAAACTGGGCGAGGACGGGAAGAAGAACATCCTCTCCGAACAGCACAACCCCGACTACCTCGAAAGTCGAAACGGGACGCCGACCCTGCTGGTGGGCGACAGCGAGAACGACCGCATCGCGGAGTACGCGAACCCGGACGGCGACCTGACGAACGGCAGCGGATGGAACCGGACGTGGACCCTGAAGGGCGACCTGAGTTGGCCCCGCGACGCCGACCGCCTGCCCAACGGCAACACCCTCGTCACCGACTCCAGTAACCACCGCGTGCTGGAAGTGACTCCGAAAGGGACGGTCGTCTGGGAGGTCTACGCGCCGTGGCTAGTCTACGACGCCGCGCGCATCCCCGCCGGCGAACACGGCGGCCCGACCGCGACCGACCTGAACGCGAGCGGGACCTACGAAGTCCACGGCGACAGCGATATCCACCGGAACCAGAGCGAACTGAGCCGGTGTCACCAACTTCTTCAGAATATCAGCGGTCTCGCCGCCGGCGAGACCGCGTCGCCCGCGAGCGACGCCGGAGCGACCGACACGACCGACCAGAGCGCGATGGACGACGCGTCCGGCGAGAGCGACACGTCCGACGAGAGCGACACCGGGGCGGACGCGACGAGCGAGAACGCCGCCGGAACCGAGAGCGAGGTCGGCGACCCCGCCGACGCGACCGGCGGGGTCCCCGGATTCGGCCCGTTCACGGCGCTCGCGGGCCTGTTCGTCGCGCTCGGCATCGGCGTCCGTCGGCGTCGGTAG
- a CDS encoding flippase activity-associated protein Agl23, whose protein sequence is MASQTETSDTTASAADARETLTAYASRTQLVVVGIAVVALLARFVELGARVAHQDEARVAYWAYRFMENGVYEYRPIVHGPFLTIVDGYLFGLFGASDFTMRFVVALVGGLLPLGALLFRQRLRDSETVALALLLAFNPVLLYYSRFYRNDLLLAGFMLVAFGFFVRAYDHRRPAALYAGTAAFALAFTTKENALVYPVCWLGAVALLWDHRLFVERAGERGLLSVVADRLRVTGRGLLRWWPHLTLAVFEFFAIVVFFYAPRNTDRIAGLDVPGLYEALGNPALLPAVIGHATLGSWDDFVSQWGGGNHESYLSALKALWPVLESGAIVLLALAILGFVVDRYVGERPSDVVSFAAYWGFASVLGYPVIVDNPFPWEVIHMIVPLAIPAAVGLALIGRLGFESVTDGDAVSATAAALVLLLVVGQVGATAVGTSYLDAQSEENELVQYAQSSSEMKPILHEIRDAAKSNEGVDVLYYGDDPNFDGDNLYAPDPSTHDAPPAGDGWFARLPFAWYMEVFDAETDSVNRPELVQQELNDGQKPPVIITLGQTDTCSDDYDNAGDIQQYVDGYERYEVQRYLHDSGCVISTTVVYVNENATGN, encoded by the coding sequence ATGGCATCGCAAACAGAGACCTCCGACACCACCGCCTCGGCCGCGGACGCCCGCGAGACGCTGACGGCGTACGCCTCCCGGACTCAGTTGGTCGTGGTCGGCATCGCCGTCGTCGCGCTCCTCGCGCGGTTCGTGGAACTCGGGGCGCGCGTCGCCCACCAAGACGAGGCCCGCGTCGCGTACTGGGCGTACCGCTTCATGGAGAACGGCGTCTACGAGTACCGGCCCATCGTCCACGGCCCCTTCCTGACCATCGTTGACGGCTACCTCTTCGGTCTGTTCGGAGCTTCGGACTTTACGATGCGCTTCGTCGTCGCGCTGGTCGGCGGCCTGCTCCCGCTCGGGGCGCTGCTGTTCCGCCAGCGCCTCCGGGACTCCGAGACCGTCGCGCTCGCGCTGTTGCTGGCGTTCAACCCCGTCCTGCTCTACTACTCGCGGTTCTACCGCAACGACCTCCTGCTGGCGGGGTTCATGCTGGTCGCGTTCGGCTTCTTCGTTCGGGCGTACGACCACCGCCGGCCCGCCGCGCTCTACGCCGGGACCGCCGCGTTCGCGCTGGCGTTCACGACCAAGGAGAACGCGCTGGTCTACCCGGTCTGCTGGCTCGGAGCCGTGGCCCTGCTGTGGGACCACCGCCTGTTCGTCGAGCGCGCCGGCGAGCGCGGTCTGCTGTCGGTCGTCGCCGACCGACTCCGCGTGACCGGACGCGGTCTCCTGCGCTGGTGGCCCCACCTCACGCTCGCGGTCTTCGAGTTCTTCGCCATCGTCGTGTTCTTCTACGCGCCGCGCAACACCGACCGTATCGCCGGACTGGACGTGCCGGGTCTCTACGAGGCGCTGGGCAATCCCGCGCTCCTGCCGGCGGTAATCGGCCACGCGACCCTCGGGTCGTGGGACGACTTCGTGAGCCAGTGGGGCGGCGGCAACCACGAGTCGTACCTCTCGGCACTGAAGGCGCTCTGGCCCGTCCTCGAATCCGGCGCTATCGTCCTGCTCGCGCTGGCGATTCTCGGATTCGTCGTGGACCGCTACGTCGGCGAGCGCCCGAGCGACGTGGTGTCGTTCGCGGCCTACTGGGGCTTCGCCAGCGTGCTGGGCTACCCCGTCATCGTGGACAACCCGTTCCCGTGGGAGGTCATCCACATGATCGTCCCGCTGGCGATTCCGGCCGCAGTCGGTCTCGCGCTAATCGGCCGCCTCGGCTTCGAGAGTGTGACCGACGGCGACGCCGTCTCCGCGACGGCCGCCGCGCTGGTCCTGTTGCTCGTCGTCGGGCAGGTCGGCGCGACGGCGGTCGGCACCTCGTATCTCGACGCCCAGAGCGAGGAGAACGAACTGGTCCAGTACGCCCAGTCGTCCTCCGAGATGAAGCCGATCCTCCACGAGATTCGAGACGCCGCAAAATCCAACGAGGGCGTGGACGTGCTGTACTACGGCGACGACCCCAACTTCGACGGCGACAACCTCTACGCGCCCGACCCCTCGACCCACGACGCGCCGCCCGCGGGCGACGGCTGGTTCGCCCGGCTTCCCTTCGCGTGGTACATGGAGGTTTTCGACGCCGAGACCGACAGCGTGAACCGACCCGAACTCGTCCAGCAGGAACTGAACGACGGCCAGAAGCCGCCGGTCATCATCACGCTCGGCCAGACCGACACCTGCTCGGACGACTACGACAACGCCGGCGACATCCAGCAGTACGTGGACGGCTACGAGCGCTACGAGGTCCAGCGCTACCTCCACGACAGCGGCTGTGTCATCAGCACGACGGTCGTCTACGTGAACGAGAACGCGACCGGGAACTGA
- a CDS encoding DUF5787 family protein, with amino-acid sequence MREYPFELALCAHLEANEETVVARQIGGGVRAPSNRVLDVVCVEPGPEMDARADLTPSTIPDLAVESDVGVGRARDPVAAIDARPERARSVAERAVEIGFFERGVGGGVRRVARYPDDWFGKLVAIENKPDLGDPGDLRTQLRKDASLALADEVILATESYVTGAHLNRIPEEVGVWRFDPESGDREEVREPTPLDADGWGLELLDEHPLRTDVAAVPPEAKARQRRRTAERAYGKGWRPDAFPACAEVEPVAREGSEGLPFCRWKDRVVNPARCGPDCPGHDPADPPEVDPEAARAGRTPWVADPEGKARRQSGLDRFG; translated from the coding sequence GTGCGAGAGTACCCCTTCGAGTTGGCGCTGTGCGCGCACCTCGAAGCCAACGAAGAGACCGTCGTCGCCCGGCAAATCGGCGGCGGGGTCCGCGCGCCGTCGAACCGGGTCCTCGACGTGGTGTGCGTCGAACCCGGCCCGGAGATGGACGCGCGGGCCGACCTGACGCCCTCGACGATTCCGGACCTCGCCGTCGAGAGCGACGTGGGCGTCGGGCGGGCGCGCGACCCCGTCGCGGCCATCGACGCCCGGCCTGAGCGTGCCCGGAGCGTCGCCGAGCGCGCGGTCGAAATCGGCTTCTTCGAGCGCGGGGTCGGCGGCGGCGTCCGGCGGGTCGCGCGCTACCCCGACGACTGGTTCGGAAAGCTGGTCGCGATAGAGAACAAGCCCGACCTCGGCGACCCCGGCGACCTCCGGACCCAACTCCGGAAGGACGCGAGCCTCGCGCTCGCCGACGAGGTAATCCTCGCCACCGAGAGCTACGTCACGGGCGCGCACCTCAACCGCATCCCCGAGGAGGTCGGCGTCTGGCGCTTCGATCCAGAGTCGGGCGACCGCGAGGAAGTCCGGGAACCGACCCCGCTCGACGCCGACGGCTGGGGGCTCGAACTGCTGGACGAACACCCGCTCCGGACCGACGTGGCCGCGGTTCCACCCGAAGCGAAGGCCCGCCAGCGCCGGCGGACGGCCGAACGCGCCTACGGCAAGGGGTGGCGACCCGACGCGTTCCCGGCCTGCGCCGAGGTCGAACCGGTCGCCCGAGAGGGGAGCGAGGGCCTGCCGTTCTGCCGCTGGAAGGACCGGGTCGTCAACCCCGCGCGCTGCGGGCCGGACTGTCCGGGCCACGACCCCGCGGACCCGCCGGAGGTGGACCCCGAGGCGGCGCGCGCCGGCCGGACGCCGTGGGTCGCGGACCCCGAGGGAAAGGCCAGACGGCAGTCCGGCCTCGACCGGTTCGGGTGA
- a CDS encoding universal stress protein: MYDRILVPTDGSEQHAVVTQAMNLAELADATVHALYVVDERALDYQPSESGREETRDARREEGEAATQHVAEAGEDRGVEVVTAIEEGTPAQAIVEYADAEDVDVVVMGTHGRSGVDRYVLGSVTEQVVRTSEVPVLTVNLARQRRAVRDDETAVERAKQVLADEGHAVADVPEDPYRESNTWLVRVETEDGETFNVHIDAASGEARLARIGK, encoded by the coding sequence ATGTACGACCGGATTCTGGTGCCGACCGACGGGAGCGAACAGCACGCGGTGGTCACGCAGGCGATGAACCTCGCGGAACTCGCCGACGCCACGGTCCACGCGCTCTACGTCGTGGACGAGCGCGCGCTGGACTACCAGCCCTCCGAGTCCGGACGCGAGGAGACCCGTGACGCGCGCCGCGAGGAAGGCGAAGCGGCGACCCAACACGTCGCCGAGGCTGGCGAAGACCGCGGCGTCGAAGTAGTCACCGCCATCGAGGAGGGGACGCCCGCGCAAGCCATCGTCGAGTACGCCGACGCCGAGGACGTGGACGTGGTCGTGATGGGCACTCACGGCCGGTCGGGCGTGGACCGCTACGTCCTCGGGAGCGTGACCGAGCAGGTCGTCCGGACCAGCGAGGTGCCCGTGCTGACGGTCAACCTCGCCCGCCAGCGCCGGGCGGTCCGCGACGACGAGACCGCCGTCGAGCGCGCCAAGCAGGTCCTCGCCGACGAGGGCCACGCGGTCGCCGACGTGCCCGAGGATCCGTATCGGGAGAGCAACACGTGGCTCGTCCGGGTCGAGACGGAAGACGGCGAGACGTTCAACGTCCACATCGACGCCGCGTCCGGCGAAGCGCGACTCGCGCGCATCGGGAAGTGA